The genomic interval CTGGACGGCTGGGACGCCGGGCGGCGCATCCTCTGGGCCGACGAGGCGCTGGCGGGACCGGCGCAGGTGCTGTCCGCCCTGCCGCGCGGTCCCTGGGCGATTCTGATCGGCCCCGAGGGCGGCTGGTCCGAATCGGAACGCAAGCGGCTTTCGGCCATGGATTGCGTCACGCGCATCGCGCTTGGGCCGCGAATCCTGCGCGCCGACACGGCTGCCGTGGCGTCACTGGCGCTGTGGCAGGCGGCGCTGGGTGACTGGCGTTGAGCGAACCGGGCTGAATCGCGCAATCTTTCCGCAGCAAACCACCCCGCGGCAGGAGAATATTGCGCCGCAGCGTCGGTTAGGAGGTCTTGCCGCAAAAAGTTAAGTATTCCGGCGCCTTATGCACGCGCTGCATGGCAGAGATGCCGCTTTGTCCGTGGTTTTCGCAAATTGCCCGGCCTATATGCTGATGCATCAACGAAGCGCCCGATGAGCGGGCAATGATCTCAAGGTGAAAACTATGTCGGCGATTGACACGAACCGCATCCATGGCGGGGCGGGCTCTCTCGGTATTGGCTCGAAATTCTGGGCGGCCCTGTCGGCTTGGAACGATGCGCGCATCACGAAAAACGCGCTGAGCCGTCTTTCGGATCGCGAGCTGGACGATATCGGTCTGTGCCGCGGCGATATCGAACGGATTGCGCGCGCCCGCTAAGCAGCGGTTGAAGACGCGAAAACGGCTGCGCGGAAACCCCGGGGCAGACCTTTTCCCGGCCCGGAGGGGCAAGACGACCAGGCGGCCCGCAAGGCCGCCTTCAGTATTTTCTGCGGGGCGCTTGCCCCGATCAGCCGCGCCTGACGACCAGGGTGGACCATTCGCCGAAGTCGTCGCGCCGCTCCAGCACCAACCCGCCCGCGGCATAGGCCGCGATCACCTCGTCCGCCTGGGTGGCGAGGATGCCCGACAGGATCGCCCTGCCGCCCGGCGCGACATGGCGCGCCATGTCCGGCACCAGGTCGATCAGCGGCTGCTTCAGGATATTGGCGAAGACCAGGTCGAAGGGCGCCGCGCTCTCGATCAGCGGATGGTCGAATCCCACCGCCTCGACGCATTCGACGCGGCCGTCCAGCCCGTTGGCGATGACATTGGCGCGTGCCACGTCCACCGCCTGCGGATCGATGTCGCCGGCCAGCACGATCACCGGGAAGGACCGCGTCGCCGCCATGGCCAGCACCGCGGTGCCGCAGCCGATATCGACGATGCGCTGCGGCTCGACGCCCTCGGCGATCATCCGGTCCAGCGCCAGCAGGCAGCCCTTGGTCGTGGCGTGATGGCCGGTGCCGAAGGCCATGGCCGCCTCGATCAGCAGCGCCTCGGCGCCCTCGGGCACCTTGTCGGCGTCATGGCCGCCATGGACGAAGAAGCGTCCGGCCTCGACCGGCGAAAGCTCGCGCCGGACATGGGCCACCCAATCCACCTCGGGCAGTTCCGAGACCGCGAAGGGCTCGGCGTCCCAGGCCGCGGCCAGCAGCGCCAGCCCCACCTCGTCGGGGGCCTCGGTAAAGTAAAGCCCCACCTCCCAGCGGTTCGAGCCGTCCTCGATCTCGAAGACGCCGGTGCCTACGGGTTCGGGGGTCAGCTCCTCGCCCGCCTCGGCAAGCGCCTCGGCCGCCTCGCGGCCGATGGTGTGGGT from Paracoccus sp. MA carries:
- a CDS encoding DUF1127 domain-containing protein, which codes for MSAIDTNRIHGGAGSLGIGSKFWAALSAWNDARITKNALSRLSDRELDDIGLCRGDIERIARAR
- a CDS encoding 50S ribosomal protein L11 methyltransferase encodes the protein MPTWTALTHTIGREAAEALAEAGEELTPEPVGTGVFEIEDGSNRWEVGLYFTEAPDEVGLALLAAAWDAEPFAVSELPEVDWVAHVRRELSPVEAGRFFVHGGHDADKVPEGAEALLIEAAMAFGTGHHATTKGCLLALDRMIAEGVEPQRIVDIGCGTAVLAMAATRSFPVIVLAGDIDPQAVDVARANVIANGLDGRVECVEAVGFDHPLIESAAPFDLVFANILKQPLIDLVPDMARHVAPGGRAILSGILATQADEVIAAYAAGGLVLERRDDFGEWSTLVVRRG